One Ananas comosus cultivar F153 linkage group 23, ASM154086v1, whole genome shotgun sequence genomic window carries:
- the LOC109727751 gene encoding translocase of chloroplast 159, chloroplastic-like, whose amino-acid sequence MATAHGDDKELLDAPDDAPVAAAVGGGREAGAESSKEAVALDESPIEDEGSEARASENPLEKGDEKPIEGEADGVGAVDAEEDGDGGEEGVESSKAAAVAEAEAGAEAGGAVAAQSVSASAAETLGMDRSAELDGSIIPNSMDLDADFGSGEKLGVDGAEEAEKVEGLEGGSEVVGGGEVDKGFTGKVGSVDSDEGFDDGSTQNREIERVIVQNESNRAPDEAKADEVEDDEVMQSVVEEAEDSGSEEVKAMDVGNEFDAKTNLEPVSDAAAEAEAVAEAVDKFSGLDGRAGETEKNEGLDGGSVLMGSNSDADYADKVGNGNGDEVTANVGEAEKAGSSEIAEGSSDKVDSVKIDAEENSSITKSPETEGEKATNESDQVAEEAEAVEPKHDAGEKSREEEMKSDFVDNSTAKKGGDDSEEPSENLTATIYTEKEGKAGDHGPFDPADDEENGDNETGGEEDEVFDSERLPRVAILESSETAKEIMKEFEGGSSRDIDGQIVIDSDEEVDEEDDDEEGDEKEVFDSAALAALLKAATGSSPDGSFTLTTQDGARVFSVNRPAGLGSSVPSLRPAPARPARQDLSIPSELALAADPLSELNDEEKKLHEKVELIRVKFLRLVYRLGHSPDDTVAAQVLYRLSLAEGIRRGRQMHHAFSLENAKKKALQLEAERKEDLNFACNILVLGKTGVGKSATINSIFGEEKSLTNAFEPATASVREITGSVDGVNIRVIDTPGLRTSLIDQASNRRILSSIKKYTKKCPPDIVLYVDRMDTQTRDLNDLPLLRTITSTLGSSIWFNAIVALTHAASAPPDGPNGSPLSYEVFVAQRSHVVQQSVRQAAGDMRLMNPVALVENHPSCRRNREGQRVLPNGLSWRQQLLLLCYSSKILSEANSLLKLQDPSPGKLFGFRFRSPPLPFLLSSLLQSRAHPKLSSDQGGDNGDSDIDLDDFSDAEQEEEEDEYDQLPPFKPLKKSQIAKLTKEQRRAYFDEYEYRVKLLQKKQWKEELRRLKEMKKRGKTTQDDFGYGDYPEDYDQDNAPAAVPVPLPDMVLPPSFDCDSPTYRYRFLEPTSQLLARPVLDTHGWDHDCGYDGVSLEETLALASQFPAAVSVQVTKDKKEFSIHLESSVSAKHGENGSSLAGFDIQTVGKQIAYILRGESKFKNLKRNKTTGGVSVTFLGDIVATGLKVEDQLSIGKRLTLVASTGGVRAQGDTAYGANLEARLKDKDYPIGQALSTLGLSLMKWRGDLAVGANLQSQFAIGRGSKMAVRLGLNNKLSGQITVKTSTSEQLQIALLGILPIAMSIFKSVRPGESFAY is encoded by the coding sequence ATGGCCACCGCCCACGGCGACGACAAGGAGCTCCTCGACGCCCCCGACGACGCTCCCGTGGCGGCTGCGGTGGGGGGCGGCCGCGAAGCCGGGGCGGAGAGCTCGAAGGAGGCTGTGGCTTTGGACGAGAGCCCGATCGAGGACGAAGGCTCCGAAGCTAGGGCTTCGGAGAATCCTCTCGAGAAGGGAGACGAGAAGCCGATTGAGGGAGAAGCCGATGGCGTCGGCGCGGTTGACGCGGAGGAAGATGGAGATGGGGGAGAAGAAGGGGTTGAGAGCTCGAAGGCGGCCGCAGTAGCTGAAGCTGAGGCTGGAGCTGAAGCTGGTGGTGCTGTGGCGGCTCAATCTGTAAGTGCTTCTGCTGCTGAAACCCTAGGAATGGATAGGTCTGCGGAGTTAGATGGTAGTATCATCCCTAATTCGATGGATTTAGATGCTGATTTTGGTTCTGGCGAAAAGCTTGGTGTTGATGGTGCGGAGGAGGCAGAGAAAGTTGAGGGCTTGGAAGGGGGTTCTGAGGTTGTGGGTGGTGGAGAGGTGGATAAGGGTTTTACGGGGAAGGTTGGTTCCGTTGATTCTGATGAGGGTTTTGATGACGGTTCTACTCAGAACCGGGAAATTGAGCGCGTGATAGTACAAAATGAATCGAACCGAGCTCCTGATGAAGCTAAAGCCGATGAGGTTGAGGATGACGAGGTGATGCAATCGGTGGTCGAAGAAGCTGAAGATAGTGGGAGCGAGGAGGTGAAGGCAATGGATGTTGGTAATGAATTTGATGCAAAAACGAATCTTGAACCTGTAAGtgatgctgctgctgaagctgaaGCTGTAGCTGAAGCGGTAGATAAGTTTTCGGGATTGGATGGTCGTGCTGGTGAGACTGAGAAAAATGAGGGTTTGGATGGTGGGTCTGTTTTGATGGGTTCGAATTCTGATGCTGATTACGCTGACAAGGTTGGCAATGGGAATGGTGATGAGGTGACTGCTAATGTTGGGGAGGCTGAGAAAGCTGGTAGTTCGGAAATAGCTGAGGGTTCTTCAGATAAGGTTGATTCTGTGAAAATTGATGCAGAGGAAAATAGTAGTATTACAAAGAGTCCGGAAACTGAGGGTGAGAAAGCTACGAATGAATCGGACCAAGTTGCTGAAGAAGCAGAAGCTGTTGAGCCCAAACATGATGCAGGCGAGAAGTCTAgggaggaggagatgaaaaGTGACTTTGTGGACAATTCAACTGCAAAGAAAGGTGGAGATGACAGTGAAGAACCCTCTGAAAACCTAACAGCCACTATCTATACTGAAAAAGAAGGGAAAGCTGGTGATCATGGCCCTTTTGACCCTGCTGATGATGAAGAAAATGGTGATAATGAGACGGGTGGAGAGGAGGACGAAGTTTTTGACTCTGAGAGGCTGCCTAGAGTCGCAATCTTGGAGAGCTCCGAAACTGCTAAAGAGATCATGAAAGAATTTGAAGGAGGCTCTTCACGCGATATAGATGGGCAAATTGTAATTGATTCGGATGAAGAGGtggatgaagaagatgatgatgaagagGGTGATGAGAAAGAAGTGTTTGACTCTGCTGCATTGGCTGCTCTGCTGAAAGCTGCGACTGGCTCATCCCCTGATGGAAGTTTCACTTTAACTACTCAAGATGGTGCCCGAGTTTTCTCTGTTAATCGTCCCGCTGGGTTGGGTTCGTCAGTCCCGTCACTAAGGCCCGCCCCAGCGCGCCCGGCCCGACAAGACCTTTCCATTCCTTCTGAACTGGCACTGGCGGCCGACCCTCTTAGTGAATTAAATGATGAGGAGAAGAAACTACATGAGAAGGTTGAGCTGATAAGAGTTAAGTTCCTTCGCCTCGTGTACCGGTTGGGGCATTCTCCTGACGACACAGTTGCTGCACAAGTGCTTTATAGATTGAGCCTAGCAGAAGGGATCCGACGGGGAAGACAAATGCACCATGCTTTTAGCCTTGAGAATGCTAAAAAGAAGGCCTTGCAGCTTGAAGCAGAGAGAAAGGAGGATCTTAACTTTGCCTGCAACATTTTAGTACTGGGTAAGACAGGAGTTGGGAAGAGCGCTACCATAAATTCCATTTTCGGTGAAGAGAAATCCCTAACTAATGCTTTTGAACCAGCAACTGCTTCTGTGAGAGAAATAACTGGTAGTGTAGATGGTGTTAATATTCGTGTTATCGACACTCCGGGCCTTCGAACTTCCTTGATAGACCAAGCATCTAATAGGAGAATCCTTTCATCTATCAAGAAATATACCAAGAAATGTCCACCCGATATCGTATTGTACGTCGACCGAATGGATACCCAAACACGCGATCTTAATGATTTGCCTCTATTAAGAACCATTACAAGCACATTGGGTTCGTCCATTTGGTTCAATGCAATTGTCGCTCTCACTCACGCAGCTTCTGCTCCCCCCGATGGTCCCAATGGTTCTCCTTTAAGTTATGAAGTATTCGTTGCGCAGAGGTCCCACGTCGTTCAGCAGTCGGTTAGGCAGGCGGCCGGCGACATGCGTTTGATGAATCCGGTGGCTCTCGTCGAGAACCACCCTTCCTGTAGGAGGAATAGAGAGGGCCAACGGGTTCTCCCCAATGGCCTAAGCTGGAGACAGCAATTGCTTCTCTTATGCTACTCCTCGAAAATATTATCAGAAGCCAATTCCCTTTTGAAGCTTCAAGATCCTTCTCCTGGGAAGTTATTTGGGTTCCGTTTCcgttctcctcctcttcccttctTGCTGTCCTCCCTCTTGCAGTCTAGGGCACACCCAAAGCTCTCCTCCGACCAGGGGGGAGATAATGGAGATTCCGATATCGATTTGGATGACTTTTCTGATGCTgaacaagaagaggaagaagatgaatatGATCAGCTTCCGCCATTTAAGCCTTTAAAGAAAAGCCAGATTGCGAAACTCACCAAGGAGCAAAGGAGGGCCTATTTCGATGAGTACGAGTACCGGGTCAAGCTTCTTCAAAAGAAGCAATGGAAAGAGGAGCTTAGAAGGTTAaaagagatgaagaagagaggCAAAACTACACAAGATGATTTTGGCTATGGTGATTACCCCGAAGATTATGATCAGGATAATGCCCCAGCTGCTGTACCCGTTCCTTTACCCGACATGGTACTGCCTCCTTCATTTGACTGTGATAGTCCCACCTACCGATACCGTTTTCTTGAGCCGACCTCACAGCTTCTGGCTCGACCTGTTTTAGATACTCATGGGTGGGATCATGATTGTGGGTACGATGGGGTGAGCCTAGAAGAAACCCTAGCATTAGCCAGCCAGTTCCCTGCTGCTGTATCGGTTCAAGTGACCAAGGACAAGAAGGAATTTAGCATCCACTTGGAATCTTCAGTTTCAGCCAAGCACGGCGAAAACGGCTCCTCGCTAGCTGGTTTTGATATACAAACTGTTGGGAAGCAAATTGCTTACATTCTCCGTGGTGAGAGCAAATTCAAGAATTTGAAGAGGAACAAAACTACAGGGGGTGTTTCTGTAACTTTCTTGGGCGACATTGTGGCGACTGGATTGAAGGTTGAGGACCAGCTGTCAATTGGGAAGAGGCTGACACTTGTTGCAAGCACAGGAGGGGTGCGTGCGCAAGGCGATACGGCGTACGGGGCCAACTTGGAGGCACGGCTTAAAGACAAGGATTATCCGATTGGCCAAGCCCTTTCAACCTTGGGATTATCCCTAATGAAGTGGCGCGGTGACTTGGCCGTGGGGGCAAACTTGCAGTCTCAGTTTGCAATTGGGAGGGGCTCGAAGATGGCTGTTCGTCTTGGTCTTAATAACAAGCTGAGTGGGCAAATCACTGTTAAGACAAGTACCTCAGAGCAGCTTCAGATTGCACTGTTGGGGATCCTTCCAATTGCTATGTCGATATTTAAGAGCGTGCGGCCTGGTGAGTCTTTTGCATATTAG